TTTGGATCTACTACCACCGAAGGCGGTACCAAATGACTGACCAGCTAAACGAGTCAACACAGACTACAGAAATTCAGCGCAACGGTGGAGACCTGGTTGTTGAAACACTCACTGCCTTGGGCGCCAAAACCGTCTTTGGCATCCCGGGCCAGCATGCACTGGGCCTCTTTGATGCCTTGGGCCGTTCACCCCTGCACTTTGTCTCTTCCCGCGTGGAGAACAATTCAGCGTTTTCCGCCGATGGCTACTCCCGGGCCACCGGTGAGGTGGGCGTATTGTTCCTGTCCACAGGCCCCGGGGCCTTGACTGCCCTTGCCGGCTTGCAGGAAGCGTATGCCACAGGCGTGCCTATGATTGTTGTGGCCAGCCAGATCCCGCTTGAGGGTTTGGGGGCCCGCCGCAAGGGCATGCTTCATCAGCTCGATGACCAAAAAGCCTCCGCGGCCAATGTGACCAAGAGCCAGCGACTGATCCAGCATGCCTCAGGAATCCCTTCTGCCATTCAGGATGCGTGGACGGAAGCAGTTTCCTCCCCGCAGGGCCCGGTCTGGATTGAAGTACCCCAAAACGTGTTGTTGGACCCCATCTTTGTGCCGGCTGTTGAGGATGCTTTGGCGGAACCTTTCGATAACCCGCCTCGAGTTGAGCTGGTCCGGGAAGCAGTGAAGTGGCTTTCCGCCGCTGAGCGTCCCGTCATTGTTGCAGGTGGTGGCGTGCGTCGCGGCCATGCCCAAAAAGAGCTGCTCGCTATTGCCGAAAAGCTCAACGCACCTGTGGTGTGCACCCCGGGCGGCAATGGCGCGTTCCCGTGGAACCATGAGCTTTCGCTGCAGTCGTGGATGGAAGATCGGTACGTTACCGAAGTACTTGAAGATGCAGATGTGCTTGTTGTTATTGGGTCATCCATGGGTGAGGTTTCCAGTAACTACTTCACCATGGAGCCGCGCGGGCGCATCATTCAGATCGATGCTGAGCCTCGCGTGCTTGAATCCAACCGCCCGGCCTTGGGCATCCGTGCTGACGCCGGTCAGGCGCTGAGGGCGCTGGATGAGGCCCTGACTGAACCTCATGGGGAGAAGGCACAGTGGCACGGGGAAACTCCGCAGAACATTGTGAGGGCGACTCTTGCCAAGGTCCAGGGTCGTCTTGATGAGCAGGATCTGGGTCTGGAGCGCAAGTTCATGGCCGACATTCGCGAAGCTGTCCCTGCCGAGATGCAGACCTTCTGGGACATGACCATCTCAGCTTATTGGGGTTGGAGCTGCTGGGATTCCAAGGATGGAGAATTCCACTCCGCCCAAGGTGCTGGTGGGTTGGGCTACGGCTTCCCGGCCGCTATTGGTGGCGCGCTGGGGCTGGAGAGCGCGGGCAAGCCTTCCCGTGTACTGGCAGTTGCCGGGGATGGTTCCTCCATGTATTCCATCTCGGAACTGGCTACGGCCAAGCAGCACAATGCCCCTGTCACATGGCTCATTGTTGACGACGGCGGCTACGGCATCCTGCGTGAATACATGATCGACACCTTTGGTAAAGCCACGCACACTGAATTGGCGCGGCCGGACTTTGTGAAAGTGGCGGAGGCCTTCGGTGTTCCCGCTCAGCGTGTGAAGGCCGAGCACGTGGGGGAGGCGCTTAAGGCCGCCTTCGCCGCTGAGGGTCCAAACGTTGTGGTGGTTGATGTGCTGTTGAAGATGTTCGGCCCCACGCACCTGGACATCTAGCCAACGCTCGGTCACTTCACGTCTGGTTTTTCCTGACGCTCGCTCACTAAGTACGACGCCGTGAGGTCACCTTCGTTCAGAAGGTGACCTCACGGCGTCGTACTTCATTTAAGTCGACTCAGAATGTTCTCGTGGGAGAGGCATCTATGCTGGTGGCATGGCTACTCTTTATGATGCTGAACTCAGCCCGTCAAAGTCCGAACTTTTGAGTCAGTGGCTGCCTACCCAGCCATGGTTTATTCAGGATGCAACGGAGCTAAGGCGGCTGGCGGCTTTTCGCTTTGATGATCCGGCCGGTGAGGTTGGCATTGAGACTCATGTGGTGGGCGTTGGTGGGCGGATCTACCAAGTGCCGCTGACTTACCGTGGCGCACCCTTGGCTGGCGCTGAGAAGTACCTCATAACAACTATGGAGCACTCGGTGCTGGGCGCTCGCTGGGTGTACGACGCCACTGCCGACCCTGTTTACGTGCATGAACTCGCTGCGGCGTTGCTGGTTGGCAAACCTGCCGCTAGTGAGAATTTAGTGGTTAATGATGGGCTTAAGCACGTGGCCCCCACAGCCCTGCTTAGTAGGACTGGTGAGCCGGAAACTGAAGTTCCCGAGTTGCAGATTGGTGCTCCGCAGACGTCCAACTCCGTGACAACTATTCCGGCTGGAGTGCTGAATTTGGTTGTTTTACGAGAGCTGAACACTGCGGGAGTACTGCACAGCGACACCACCTTGAAACTCAGCTGGGATGGGCAGGAGATTCCTTTGGTGATCGCAGCTGCAAACCCTGCCTGAGTGCACCACGGGCAGGATGTCCTGTTCCAGGAAGGGCCCTTAAGAAGGCTTCGTGCTGCTCTGTGTGGGCTCTGAATCGAGCGCTTGCAGGTATTTGATCGTGTCAGCCAGTGCCACGTTTGCCTCGTTGAGATCAAGGTGGAACTGGTACTCGTGAGGAAGCTTTGGTTCGTGGTTTGCAGGCCAGAAGAGCCGAGTCACCGACACTCCAGAGTCCTCAAGTGCTTGCGCAAAGGGGATTGATTGTGACCAAGTGAGGGCGTCACCGTTGCCCCCGCTAATGTACGTCGGCGGAAAGTCAGCATTGACGAAGTTGATCGTAGACATTAGGGAGCCAGTTGATCGAGATGACCAGTCCTTCGTTCCCGCGTACGCCCAGAGTGAGACCTGTAGCCCCCATGCTTCGATACCGTTGAGCGCGGACATGGCTGGCATGTCATAAACGCCGCAGTTGAGGATGGCCCCCACAACTTGTTCTTCTTTGAGCCCAGGTGTCATGCCCGAAAGGTGCGCGTAGCGGGGGTTGGTAGTGAGGATGGCGAGCTGACTGGCCAGTTGGCTGCCTGCGGAGTCACCTGCCAGCACAATCCGTTTTGGATCACCGTTCCATTCAGGGGCGTGCTCGCTAATGTAACCCAGTGCAGTGTTCAGTTGCGTGAGTGCCGTTGGATAGACGGCTTCCGGTGCGGTGGTGTAGTTGACGCCGATAGTCGTGTACCCCTGGGCCGCGAGGATACGTAAGTAGGGTTCAATGTTTTCCTTCTGCCCTGAAATCCATGCACCACCGTGTACCCAGACTATTGTGGTCAACTTTTTGGTGCCACCAGCTGGAGTGTAGACGTCGAGGGTTGTATCTGATTGAGGGAGCGAGCCGGTAGGTGGGGCATAAGCGATATCTCGGTACTCGGTGAGCTTCGTATCGGGAACGTGTGGTTCCATCTCGGCGACGGTGGACGCGGCGCCCTTCTCGAAAACCGTGCGGATGACCATCACTGATGGCCAGGGGGTGATAGCGGCGACGATTGCTGTCAGAGCGACGGCGGCGACTAGGGTTCCCCCAGCGATCACAAGTCGACGCCGGAGAGGTCTTTGACGCTTAGCTGTGTCGATATTGTTCGCTATGACGTGCTTTTCCATGTCGCTTCAAAACCCCAATCGGTGTCAAGACAGAACTGTCGTGGCGTGTTCAGTGTGTTCGATGAGCTACTTAACGTGAGAGCCCGACGCGAGGTCAGGCTCGAATTATGAAAATCGGCAATAGTTGTCAGTAGATCATAGATGAGTTCATTTACCCCGTGGATAGCCTGACCTTAAGGGCAAGTAAGGGCAGCTCAAAGGCCTGAGCTTGAGTGTGCTCTGTCCGTAGAAGCGCCGGCGCAGAGCTTTCCGGACGCGGCAAGAGCCCGAGCTATCCAACAGAAGAATTGAACGTGTTCAAAAAGAGTGCTTTACTTATAATTGAACACGTTCAAAAAACTGGGGAGTGGGTTATGGATAGTAAGAGTGCGCAAACCAAGGCCTTGGTGTTGGATACGGCCCTTGGCATGTTTCGCAGTAAAGGATTCGCTAAGACAACAATGCGGGCCATCGCGGAGGAAGCGGGTATTTCTGTAGGCAGTGCCTACTATTACTACTCCTCAAAGGATGAGCTGGTTTTGGAGTTGTACCGCGAGTCGGTAGCGGAGCAGGGTATGGCAGCATCGGCAACTTTGGAGCATGTCAAAGGTTTCGATGACAGGCTCAAGGCGGCCCTGAACGCAGGAATAGATGCGATGACCCCCTACCACGGCTTCGGTGGGGCCTTCATTAGTAGCGCGCTACCACCGCAATCGGTCCTCAACCCATTTGGTGGGGCATCAACCGAAGCGAGGGAGGACGCCGTGGGAATCTTCCGTGAAGTCATCAAGGGCACAAAAGTTCCGCACTTCCTGCGACCTCAACTGCCGGAACTCCTCTGGCTTGTCTACATGGGTGTGGTGCTTTTTTGGGTCTATGACAGCTCCGAGAATCAGCGCCGCACCCGGATACTGATTGATGGAGGCGCGCCACTGATCGCCAAACTCGTGGCCCTTTCGCGACTGCCCGTGGTCAAACCCATGATCGAAGAGGCTCTGACGCTCAAGATAAGGGTGCAAACATGAAAACTGTCGTTATCGCAGGGGCTTCGGGGTTCATTGGCAAACATTTCTATCGTCAGTTTGCCGCGGCGGGGTGGCGGGTCCGCA
This genomic window from Arthrobacter sp. TMP15 contains:
- a CDS encoding thiamine pyrophosphate-binding protein codes for the protein MTDQLNESTQTTEIQRNGGDLVVETLTALGAKTVFGIPGQHALGLFDALGRSPLHFVSSRVENNSAFSADGYSRATGEVGVLFLSTGPGALTALAGLQEAYATGVPMIVVASQIPLEGLGARRKGMLHQLDDQKASAANVTKSQRLIQHASGIPSAIQDAWTEAVSSPQGPVWIEVPQNVLLDPIFVPAVEDALAEPFDNPPRVELVREAVKWLSAAERPVIVAGGGVRRGHAQKELLAIAEKLNAPVVCTPGGNGAFPWNHELSLQSWMEDRYVTEVLEDADVLVVIGSSMGEVSSNYFTMEPRGRIIQIDAEPRVLESNRPALGIRADAGQALRALDEALTEPHGEKAQWHGETPQNIVRATLAKVQGRLDEQDLGLERKFMADIREAVPAEMQTFWDMTISAYWGWSCWDSKDGEFHSAQGAGGLGYGFPAAIGGALGLESAGKPSRVLAVAGDGSSMYSISELATAKQHNAPVTWLIVDDGGYGILREYMIDTFGKATHTELARPDFVKVAEAFGVPAQRVKAEHVGEALKAAFAAEGPNVVVVDVLLKMFGPTHLDI
- a CDS encoding alpha/beta hydrolase, with product MEKHVIANNIDTAKRQRPLRRRLVIAGGTLVAAVALTAIVAAITPWPSVMVIRTVFEKGAASTVAEMEPHVPDTKLTEYRDIAYAPPTGSLPQSDTTLDVYTPAGGTKKLTTIVWVHGGAWISGQKENIEPYLRILAAQGYTTIGVNYTTAPEAVYPTALTQLNTALGYISEHAPEWNGDPKRIVLAGDSAGSQLASQLAILTTNPRYAHLSGMTPGLKEEQVVGAILNCGVYDMPAMSALNGIEAWGLQVSLWAYAGTKDWSSRSTGSLMSTINFVNADFPPTYISGGNGDALTWSQSIPFAQALEDSGVSVTRLFWPANHEPKLPHEYQFHLDLNEANVALADTIKYLQALDSEPTQSSTKPS
- a CDS encoding TetR family transcriptional regulator, whose amino-acid sequence is MDSKSAQTKALVLDTALGMFRSKGFAKTTMRAIAEEAGISVGSAYYYYSSKDELVLELYRESVAEQGMAASATLEHVKGFDDRLKAALNAGIDAMTPYHGFGGAFISSALPPQSVLNPFGGASTEAREDAVGIFREVIKGTKVPHFLRPQLPELLWLVYMGVVLFWVYDSSENQRRTRILIDGGAPLIAKLVALSRLPVVKPMIEEALTLKIRVQT